TTTTCTATAGCCACCCAAGTCAACCaactctgagtggcttacaatTCTAAAATAACTGAAAAGATGATAAAACCATAAAAACATCCACAGCATAAATAAGTATAAAGAGCAGCCATGACAATTCACCAACTAATAGTAAAGCCAAGTAACAAGGCCCTTCACTTCTTTCAAAGTTATTCACCAATCAtttaaaagtacagtgttccctcgattttcgtgggttcgaacatcgcgaatagcctataccacggtttttcaaaaaaaattaattaaaaaaatacttcgtgggtttttttcctataccacggtttttcccacccgatgacgtcataggtcatcgccaaactaataatttttgcaaataaataacaaaaataataattattgttaataaataattatgcttataaatatcaggatcactaagtgtcttgttcaatgatgagtaccagtaataatggtgagtaaatggttgttaagggaatgggaaatggtaatttaggggtttaaagtgttaagggaaggcttgtgatactgtccatagccaaaaatggtgtatttacttccgcatctctacttcgcggaaattcgacattcgcgggcagtctcggaacgcatcccccgtggaaatcgagggaacactgtatatcttaaaATTTCAGCTCAAATATGAATCGTTTCTCAGCATCGGATAGTCTTTTGTTCCTTTTCCCCAAAGACATGGAAGAATTTGATTCTAGGAATGAAATGGGACATTTGCAATACAGTGTGGTGCAGATTGACATTCTGTTTGTGTCTCTCAAATGGTTAAGCAGCCCTTTCTCCAATTAACTGAGCAAGGCAAAAGATAAAAAAGGCATCAAATCTATGCATCAGTCATGTACAAAGAGAAATGCTGGTAGATATAGCTTCCTGGTTTAATGCATAGTTCGCCGGAACTTTGATGGGGACATTAGTCAAACAAGAAACTTGTTGGGAATTTCTGCAGTCttaaattttgttttcatttagtGAGAGTAGAAGTCTATTTCCAATACACTATATTTCTGTCACTCTTGAGCATCGATATCATATTCTATGTAGTGCATAGTCCAAGGCAGAGATATGCAGCTTGTCATGATACTCTAAGCATATCAAAAGTTTTCTCTGAATGGGACTTTTACATTATTTTCAaactacagtggcacctctacctaagaaagcctctacttaagaacttttctagagaagaaccgagtgttcaagatttgtttgcctctacttaagaacctatttttctacttaagaacctgagcccggaaaaatttcccaggaaatttgagaggcatgaaggcccggccaatttcctgccattccccctttaatcccagccatcttgggcttttctgggctgccttttgatggcgcttaaggaggctttggcagtccagagcaaatggagcattttcctttctctgggtgcttggagagggaataaatctttgccagcgcccagagaaaagaaatgctccctttgctctgggcagcccagaataAAAGGAGCATTTTACTTTCTCTGGATGCcgctcagagtccttctttttctttttttttaagccttaaagttttggatttttttgattcccctcccctcaccttcttccttcggcaatgactgtcctcctcctcttcttcttccttctccccctcctcccacccgAATTCcaaccttttatttctttcctaatgggtttgcatgtattattgcttttacattgattcttatgggaaaaattgcttctacttacaaacctttctgctTAGGTatttggtcacggaacaaattaagcagaggtaccactgtattgggaaaGAAAAAGACTGGGAAAGAAAACTTATACTCCTAGTATATACTGGCTTAACAAGGATAATAAAAGGTCAACTGAATGTATCTTATGAACCCAAGAAATGGATGAAGCAAGTTAATTAAGGCAACAGGAAAGGCTCGTTTTCCCAACAAGTGAAATGAATTTGTGCTTCTCAGCTCATTCTTTTCTTTAGGAGTTACCTATATGCTGCAATTTCGATATCCAGAGCCATTTTCACATTCAGGAGATCCTGGTATTCCTTCAGATACCGAGCCATTTCACTTTTTGTGGTTCTCAGTTCATTTTCTAATTTATTAACTGTATCCTGTTGAGGAGGGAAAGAAATAGTTAAGTATATAATCTCAGTTAGCTCAAATATTTTGCCATGATAAGGAACAATTTAGTTCCACTTTAGTGGAAGGGTTCATCTGGAATGTCCAAACCTTATGTTCCTATATTACTGAGATCAcatatattttaaacaaaataaaacatattttatgattttttaagcTCCCTAAGGGCTCTGATCCTTAGACCAAAATATACTTCTCAAAAACCATAGTTTTTGGTTCATTATATTGAGTAAAACCATGGTAAATAATTTAGATGATAGGCAAGCTAGGAGAACTGAAATGTATTCAGACACAAAGCATATGCACAAATAAAGCTATACTCCGATTAATTTTCTCAAATTCAATGAGACGAGTTAATATTTCTTAAAGTTAAGCACCGATGAATGTAATGGATCTATTTTAAGCCAAAATCCAATCTATAGTCATAAATCATCATTTTCTTTTAACGAGGCTGTTAAAACATCTGTGTTAAGAATCGAGCTAACCTTCTCTTCAAACTCATAAATTATTTAAGATGACAGGCAGAGCTAATGCCAGACATGTCCACTTAGAAGTGCCATTTATCAAATTGATTGGAATTTTTCACATCAGCATCTATAATACTGAAGGTTTGTAGTAAATGTAGCTATAACCAGACCATTTCAAGACAAGGTACTTCTGCTTAATAATTACATCCATACAATGTacttagaaaataagatataaagcCTGATGGTAATACTTAAAAAATGTGGCAATTTTGATTAATATTAATTTTGGTTAGGTGTTTGAAATTTAGTAAGTTCTACAAACTTGCTATTAAAAGTTCAGCATGTGAACAGCTAAGCATACCACTCAGTCATATTCTAATTTGAGCTGTTGGTAAGTTCATATTAATCGGAATTAATTGAAAAGGTGTTTCAGTTGAAGTGAGTTTTATAACTGAGCTTCATCTGCGTAGATTAAAAGGCACAAACTGACAATATTTTATATAGTTGTCATTCGTATGTAAGTATTCCAGAATATAGCTTTGTTGAATCTATGTATAATGGTTCCCTTTCCATTTAGAAGGATACAACTACTGCAGATAAGGCTGTCATGGCTAATAGCAAGTAACTGTCCTTTTCAGCACCTCAGATGCTGGACAGCTCTTACATTAATCTGGGTGTGGCACAAGTGGGCAAAGACTTCTGGAGCACGTTGGTGCATTGCACCATTGCCTGCCTGGAAAGTGCTGCAGTTGTTGTCTGTTGCATTCAAAGGTCACAAAACAGGTTTTGCAGGATGTGACACAGCTATTGGAACCACCGACACACAACTTTAAATCAACTAAACAACTTCTTCACTAGAATCAATCTCTGATTTTACTAACTCTCTATGTTTTTGAGGGGGTTTAGCTATAGTGAACATTGCCACCTAATTGGACATTGGTGTGGCAaaactcctttcttcctttctgccCAGTAGATTATAAGGAGTCCAGCTATATATTCAAACTTTGCGTGGGACAGTTTCTAAAACGTAGCACTGCAGCAAAGTACAGAAACAGTTTTGGAGAAATCTGCTCTCTGTTAACTCTTCTGCACAAACACAATCATTTTCTAAGAATCAAAAgctgaaaaaaattcaaaactaagCCACTACAATTTTTCTCTCCTTAACTCGTTTCCCCACCCTTTTAAGATCAGATGTGGGCACTGCACCTAACTTTAACTAGCTAGTGGTCTGTGACATGACTTTGAGCGAGTCCTATTAGCTAGCAAGGGGGTGGGGtgctgttttttgtttgtttgattgattggttggtttgctttcttgctctgtcATTTTTTGCACCAACGCTTggtaatgttacctagtttctgcagggaaaagaagaagaaaaaacaccaAAGAGATCACCGAGAATCCCCCCATCTTCAGGAGAGGCTGCTGTAAAGACATTTTtgctatacacttgtactgtttcaggTCAATATGACCCGATATTAAagtgttgattttagctactgtaagtggGGTttctttggtttttgttttggaATACCTATTTCATTATTAAGGAAGAAGACAAGAGTTTATATTTGGACAGCAGCCGCTAAATTCCCTGCGCAACGATTTCATCTTTTCTcagaacagaaaaaaatgaatgtaaagCTGCAAAGGGGGCGGTTACCATTCCGTATTCCTTGGGGTAGGGGTGGGGGGGGAGCGGAATGTCAGCGCAACAAGGTGCCTGCACAACCGAAGCCACACCAGATCAAAACAAGCCTCGCTCTCCTCCAACCCAAGGTTTATCTTTCGCTGCATCTGTTACGCAACGAAGCGGAATTGCGCGTTCTTGTCGCGGGAGCGAAAGAAAACGCAGCCGTCAATCACGCTAACGGTTGCTGGGGTTCCCCAAATTTTGATTTGAGGGGATCTGAAAGCAACGGGGGAGACGGAGGAAGGTGGATGGGAAGTTCAGGAATCCCACCTACTACCAACATCACCACCCCGCCCGTCGGCTTTTGGAGAGCAAGCGACCCTCGCCGAGCGCAAAGGGAAGCGCTGTGTCAGCCGCGGAGACGCGGCTTCTCTCGGCAAACAGTTCCACCCCACCCGGTGGCCGCGAAgcaagagagagcgagcgagagcAGCACCCTCCCCCACCCATCCCTTAGCCCGCTCCACCTGTAGGGAGGCGAGATCGGCGTTCTGCTTCTCCTCCAGCTCCTGCAGCTGCTTCTCGAGGGCTTCGTTCATGCCGCGGGTGGCCTCGATCTCCAGGGTCTTGGCCTTGAGGAGGCGTCGGCTCTCGGAGACCTCGTCCTTGGCGGCGCGGACGGCGTCGGTGTTCTTGGCGGCGCTCTCGGTGAGGACGTTGAAGCGGCTGCGGAACCACTCCTCGGCGTTCTGCATGTTGCGCGCCGCCAGCTTCTCGTACTGGGAGCGGATGTCGCGCAAGGCGGAGGAGAGGTCGGGCTTGGCCGAGACGTCCATCTCGACGGAGAGGTGAGCGTACTGGATCTGGGCCTGGAGCTCGGCCAGCTCCTCCTCGTGCACCTTCTTGAGGAAAGCCAGCTCGTCCAGCAGGCTGTCGATGCGCTTCTCCAGCTCGGCGCGGGCCAGGGCCGCCTCGTCGGCGCTCTTGCGCACCTCCAGCAGGCGGCCCTCGGCGTCCTCGCGGCTCAGCACCTCTTCCTCGTAGCGCGCCTGCAGGGCCCGCAGCGTGTCCTCCAGGCTCTCGCGCTCGCCTTGCAGCGCCTGCTTCTCGTGGTTGGCCTCCTCGGTGGCCAGGCGGAGCTCGCGGATCTCCTGCTCGTAGAGGGAGCGGAAGCGCGAGGGCTCGCTGTGCTTCTGCCGCAGCACCATCAGCTCGGCCTCCAGCACCTTGTTCTGCTGCTCCAGCTCGTGCACGCGCTCGATGAAGCAGGCGAAGCGATCATTGAGATCCTGCAGCTGGGCTTTCTCCTGGCTACGGATGGCCTTCAGGTCGTTGCTGATAGCCGCCACTTGAGTCAGGTCCAGGCTTTCCACCGagggcggcagcagcaaggaggaggaagacgacgTGTAGCTGCGCCGGACCGAGACGGAGGAGACGGGCGCCGAGAGGCTGGAGTAAGTGGAGCGGGCCACTCCatagccgccgccgccaccacctccGCCGCCGGAGCTCCGGACGCTGGAGAGATGGACTCTTGGAGCGCTCTCGACGAAGCGCCGCTTGTAGGAGGGGAAGTACGTCTCGTAGCCGAAGGTACTCATGGCAGCGGCTCGGCTGTTCCTGATGggcggggaaggggaggaggagggaagaagcgAAGCTGCCACCTGGCCGAGGGAGACCGCTCTGCGGCTGGGCACTGCCGCCCGCTCTTATTTATACCGTCCGGGGAGCCTCTGACGCAGCCGAGACGGGCCAAGCGCCGAGAAGGCAGCAGCGCTGCGCAAGGGAAGGGAGGAGCCATTGGCCGGGCCCGTAGCTCCTTGGTTGATCCTGGAGGagcctctccttttcttcctcctcccccatctcccccacCCTCCCGCCTTCACTAGATCAGGCAGCTCCACCCATTCCTCGATCAGCTTCGCTCTTCTTTAGAAGGTGAAAGATGCGCTTCGACTGCGCGCAATCCGGTCGGTCGCCGCTTCTGGGCAACCTTTAACAGCCGGCTGttccaggaaaaagaaagaagggatttAAGGAGaagtttgtctgaagtggtgttaggatttcctgcttaagcaaggggttggagtagaagacctctaaggtccctggGGCCTTTTTCAccctggccatgtgatcaaaattcaggaagCTTGGCAACGGGCATGGATTTTTGATGGTTTCAGTGTCCAGGGAtccatgtgatccctttttgttGACCTTCCGACAAGAAGAGTCAATGAGAGAGCCATGTTGCTAAGATTACAGTTGCAGTATTCAgttcacaactgtggcaagaaaggtcataaagtgaGGCGAGGCTCGCTGTACAAATGTGGGGCTCAGTTgtgggttgtaaacacaatgaaAGCTTTCAGAAACACAcataagaaatataaataaacaataccAAGATGCCAATATAACCTAGAAGTGTTCAACTGGTAGTTGAAATTTGATCACTAACATCTTCTGGAAACAGGACCAACATAGATATCAAAATTAGCAGTTACACATTAAGTAGGAACAGTTTGCTTAATCTTTGAATATACTAAGTCAAGAGGAGACAACTTTTGGAGAcagaggatcaggggtgggctactgcctgggccggggggggggacgcagtggggtagcgaaaatggagctccaccccagagcatcaaatctgcactgaaagaggttgatgCTTCTGATCCATGCTAGAAGAAGGAGGTCTTCCTTTTGTCACCACCCATGAAttaaattacagtagtacctctacctgagATATGCCTctgcttgcaaacttttctagataagaaccgggtgttcaagatttttttgcttcttctcaagaaccattttccaacccgaacctctgaaactataaccagaaaaggcagggagaagcctctgtggggcctctctaggaatctcctgggaggaaatggccagaaaaggcagggagaagcctccgtggggcctctctaggaatctcctgggaggaaacggccagaaaaggcagggagaagccttcgtggggcctctctaggaatcttctgggaggaaacagggccggaaaaggcagggagaagcctttgtggggcctctctaggaaactcctgggaggaaacagggccggaaaaggcagggagaagcctttgtggggcctctctaggaaactcctgggaggaaacagggccggaaaaggcagggagaagcctccgtggggcctctctaggaaactcctgggaggaaacagggccggaaaaggcagggagaagcctccgtggggcctctttaggaatctcctgggaagaaacagggcctccaccctctctgtagtttccccaatcgcacacattatttgcttttacattgattcctatgggaaaaattgcttcttcttacaaacttttttacttaagaacctggtcacggaatgaattaagtttgtaagtagaggtaccactgtatatggatggCTAATTCAAAGCAGTCCCAAACAGTGATAGTGCAATAGTCTTTTCGTTCAATAGTGGGTATTTAATCAATGTAATGGCTTCCTTACCAGAGTTGTGATGCTCCGTCGCCAGagatttttcaagaagagatATTGAACAATGTCTTGGATGGCAATAAAGTGGGcacagaggttggactagaagacctctaaggtcccttcaagACCTACAATTCTGTGATCTATGGTTCTGTGTCCATTTGGGAATGGAACAGAGTCCAAACAGAGTATTTTGGTTCATGAAACCAGTGTGGAATACAAGTTTGAACGTTGGCCTCAAACTAGGAAAGTTCTGTTGGAACTTAGTTCCTAATGAATGAATTATTGGCAGTTTTCTTAGTAGCATTGTCAAAGTGACTTGCAaaaggtaatgacctttaaagccctacatggcattggaccagaatacctccggaaccatcttctaccgcacgaatctcagcggccaataaggtcccacagagttggccttctccaggtcccgtcgaccaaacaatgtcgtttggcgggccccaggggaagagccttctctgtggcagccccagccccctggaatcaacttcccccagagattagaactgcccccaccctccttgtctttcacaagttatttaagacccacctatatcgccaggcatgggggaactaagacatctcccccaggctttcttatattttatgtttgatgtgtatgggctgtatggtttttaattgttgaggtttttatatattttattattagatttgttccattgttatactgtttttattgctgttgtgagccgtcccgagtcttcggagaggggcagcatacaaatctaataaattgaattgaattgaagtgcAATTGGCATCCAGAGGAGGTTATTTTTCCCCATCCAATATTTAGGATGTAAATACAAATCCATCTTTCAGGGTTATTAAGCTAAATTGGAGGTGACTTTAACCTAACCTAAAGGTCTTCAACCAGCTCCAGTCATGTTTATCTTCTCAGCTTGGAGAATATTGccactttacttatttatttatttttatttattgttttgtgaAGTatagtacatattggtggtatacaaagatataacaacgtttatatacacgatactatatacatgtatatatcaaccgctccaaacttgactgtataaaatatgatttcagtaaccgagttgtcgaagcatggaactcattaccggactccatagtgtcatccccaaacccccaacactttacccttagattatctacggttgacctatccagattcctaagaggtcagtaaggggcgagtacaagtgcactagagtgccttccgtcccctgtcctattgctctcctatatctcctattcctttcttctattcctatatctcttcttctattcttttattgatatgttctattcctatatctttttttctattctttcatagatatattttactgtgagtatctcctctataaccgtcatcatgtattttactatgtgtatatagatatatacccactaaaaccctcactgtgtattggacgaaatgaatgaatgagtgagtgagtgagtgagtgagtgagtgagtgagtgagtgagtgagtaagtaagtaagtaagtaagtaagtaagtaagtaagtaagtaaaacagAAACATCAGGagaagggacggaaggcacagtaGGTTGTTGACATGTcccaagacagacagacagacagacctctAACTAGGCTGCTTTCATAGGTTTGAAAAGTGAAGCTTTTTGAAGCAGCAAAATTGTGGAAGATGAACAGGCAAAGGTGAACAACTTTGTAAAACATTCAAGTTATTTTTTTCCCTGCCTTGTATTGATCCCTGTTTGC
The nucleotide sequence above comes from Erythrolamprus reginae isolate rEryReg1 chromosome 12, rEryReg1.hap1, whole genome shotgun sequence. Encoded proteins:
- the NEFL gene encoding neurofilament light polypeptide; translation: MSTFGYETYFPSYKRRFVESAPRVHLSSVRSSGGGGGGGGGYGVARSTYSSLSAPVSSVSVRRSYTSSSSSLLLPPSVESLDLTQVAAISNDLKAIRSQEKAQLQDLNDRFACFIERVHELEQQNKVLEAELMVLRQKHSEPSRFRSLYEQEIRELRLATEEANHEKQALQGERESLEDTLRALQARYEEEVLSREDAEGRLLEVRKSADEAALARAELEKRIDSLLDELAFLKKVHEEELAELQAQIQYAHLSVEMDVSAKPDLSSALRDIRSQYEKLAARNMQNAEEWFRSRFNVLTESAAKNTDAVRAAKDEVSESRRLLKAKTLEIEATRGMNEALEKQLQELEEKQNADLASLQDTVNKLENELRTTKSEMARYLKEYQDLLNVKMALDIEIAAYRKLLEGEETRLSFTSVGNISSGYTQSASTFGRSAYSGLQSSSYLMSARSFPAYYSSHVQEEQIDVEETIEATKMEEAKETPPSEGEEEGEGEEGEEGEEEEAKEETEEGEEEGGEGEGEEEEEEEEADEGDKKEDDDEQEKSSGEETPKQQKKD